The stretch of DNA GATCAGGGTCTTCAGTACGCCATTTGGTTTCTGTTCATCGGCGCGCATACAAGCCTCTGCCTGCCCCGTTTGGTGTGCACCTTTGCGGATTCGGGCTCTGCTGCTCCACACCTGCCTGAGGCTCTCAGCGTAGGGTAGGCTGGGGGTATGGGAGAGAGGTTGTTCGGGGTGTTTCCGGCGGTGATCACACCGTTCGATGAGGTGGGGCGGACTGACGCTGCGGCGTTCGTGAGGCTACTCGCCTGGCACGAGTCGGTGGGCTGCGACGGTGTGGTGGTGAGCGGAACCAACGGCGAAGCCGCCTCGATGACCGTGCGCGAGCGGATGGACCTTTTTACTCTGGCAACCACGCATCGTGGGAAGTTGCGCATCATCGCCGGGACGGGCTCGGCGAACCTAGAGGATACCAACCTGCTGAACAAGCATGCCGCGGCAGAAGGCTGCGATGCCGCGCTAGTGATGCCGCCGTACTACTTCAAGAACCCGCCGCAGGCCGGTGTGCGCGAGTACTACCGAAGAGTGCTGGACGCTGCCAGGCTGCCGCTGCTGCTCTACAACATTCCGCAGATCACCGACACGCCAATACACATCGAGACGTTGGCGGCGCTCGCCGACCACCCGAACCTGCTGGGGATGAAGGACAGCTCCGGTTCGCCGGACTACTTTCGCGCGGCCCTGGAGACGCTGCCCGGCAAGTGCGTGATGGTGGGGCAGGAGAACCTGCTGCTGGAGTGCCTGCGGCTCGGCGGTTCCGGCACGGTCAGTGGTGCCTCGAACGCATACCCGGAGCTTGCCGTGGGGGTGGTGCGAGCCTTTCAGTCCGGGGGTGATGTGGAGAGCGCGCAGGAACGTCTGACGGCGATGAACGAGGTGCTGCGCGAATACGGTCTGCCCGCCGCCGGAAAGGCCGTCGTCCGGGCGCGCGGGCTACCCGGGGGGAGGATGCGGTTGCCCCTGATGGACCTCACCGAAGAACAGACTCTCGAGATGATGGCTCGGTTCGAGAGGCTCGGCCTTCCGAAGACGGCCTAGCCCACCGGCAGGAATCCCCGTACCGAGGCGGAACGGGAAAGCGAACCGTGAACCCCCAGCTTGGACAGGAAGAGCCGACCCGCGGCCGCGTGCGTGCCGTTCTCGATCTCCTCGATGGCGCTCGCGGCGTCATCGCGTTTCTGTTCGTGTTCATGCTCGGCGTGGCGTTCAGCCCTGTATCGCTGAAGACGGGCCACTCCATCTTCCTTCAGCCCACGACGCAGCTCGATATCCTGTACGAGTACGCCGAGTACGGCCTTTTGGCCTGCGGGATGACGCTGGTAATCCTGACGGCGGGCATAGACCTGGCGGTGGGCTCGCTACTAGGCTTTGCTGCGACCTTCTTCTCGTTGCTGACGGTCGCGCATGGGTGGGCAGCGATTCCTGCGATGGCAGCGACGGTTGGAGCCGGGGCGGTGGCTGGGCTGATCAGCGGCACGCTGGTGACGAAGCTGCGAATGCAACCGTTCGTTGCCACGCTGGCAATGATGGTGGCTGCGCGAGGTCTGGCAAAGGTGATCTCGGGTGGGATTAAGATTCAGCCGGGCGCCCAGCCGTGGTACGTGTATCAGGCG from Fimbriimonadia bacterium encodes:
- a CDS encoding ABC transporter permease, producing the protein MNPQLGQEEPTRGRVRAVLDLLDGARGVIAFLFVFMLGVAFSPVSLKTGHSIFLQPTTQLDILYEYAEYGLLACGMTLVILTAGIDLAVGSLLGFAATFFSLLTVAHGWAAIPAMAATVGAGAVAGLISGTLVTKLRMQPFVATLAMMVAARGLAKVISGGIKIQPGAQPWYVYQAGRPPVFDWLTSPLPGLGLQPITLAFLLTVLVLYFVVRYTTYGRTLYAVGGNEQAARLSGINVSLTKTLAYVICGITAGMAGISNAARLGLGDPSEAGFTYELDAIAAVVIGGTSLMGGRGGMVFTFIGVLIIAYINKILSINNVQEAYRLLAKGGIIVAAVMIQQSRSRR
- a CDS encoding dihydrodipicolinate synthase family protein; this translates as MGERLFGVFPAVITPFDEVGRTDAAAFVRLLAWHESVGCDGVVVSGTNGEAASMTVRERMDLFTLATTHRGKLRIIAGTGSANLEDTNLLNKHAAAEGCDAALVMPPYYFKNPPQAGVREYYRRVLDAARLPLLLYNIPQITDTPIHIETLAALADHPNLLGMKDSSGSPDYFRAALETLPGKCVMVGQENLLLECLRLGGSGTVSGASNAYPELAVGVVRAFQSGGDVESAQERLTAMNEVLREYGLPAAGKAVVRARGLPGGRMRLPLMDLTEEQTLEMMARFERLGLPKTA